The following are encoded together in the Mammaliicoccus vitulinus genome:
- a CDS encoding arsenate reductase family protein: MIKFYQYPNCTTCKKAAKFLEINGASFEPIDITQLTPTAKELKDIIDGTNITVNQLFNTRGAKYRELGLKDKMDDLSDNEKFDLLASDGMLIKRPLAVLGNKVTLGFKEEEFRQTWL, from the coding sequence ATGATAAAATTTTATCAATATCCTAATTGTACAACTTGTAAAAAAGCAGCAAAGTTTTTAGAAATAAATGGTGCAAGTTTTGAACCGATTGATATTACACAGTTAACACCTACAGCTAAAGAATTGAAAGATATCATTGATGGAACAAATATTACTGTAAATCAATTATTTAATACTCGAGGCGCTAAGTATCGCGAGTTGGGTTTGAAAGATAAAATGGATGATTTGTCTGATAACGAAAAATTTGATTTATTAGCATCAGATGGCATGTTAATCAAAAGACCTTTAGCAGTTTTAGGAAATAAAGTAACTTTAGGATTTAAAGAAGAAGAATTTCGTCAAACTTGGCTATAA
- a CDS encoding thioredoxin family protein has protein sequence MRTISQYAEFEEITQSDEPVVVKFFADWCPDCTRMNQWIDPIIDEYNNYNWYQINRDQVPEAATENDVMGIPSLLVFKNNEKLAHLHSANAKTPEDVKAFLAENLK, from the coding sequence ATGAGAACAATTAGTCAATATGCAGAATTCGAAGAGATTACACAAAGCGACGAACCAGTAGTAGTGAAATTCTTTGCAGACTGGTGCCCAGACTGTACTAGAATGAATCAATGGATTGATCCTATCATTGATGAATATAATAATTACAACTGGTATCAAATCAATCGTGATCAAGTACCTGAAGCGGCTACAGAAAATGATGTAATGGGTATTCCAAGTCTTTTAGTGTTTAAAAACAATGAAAAACTTGCACACTTACATTCAGCAAATGCCAAAACTCCAGAAGATGTAAAAGCATTTTTAGCTGAGAACTTAAAATAA